A window of the Apostichopus japonicus isolate 1M-3 chromosome 8, ASM3797524v1, whole genome shotgun sequence genome harbors these coding sequences:
- the LOC139970878 gene encoding formin-2-like isoform X3, translating to MMSSRRPRSDSLDWHVEPEKMYMWTPGTKSDQTVAPASPCRRSPVWPPPKPSEDNNHGLKYTEAASNQGMVNLADHQQVLMGMKKEHTVQLQKLQSDHHLSVFSLRGEHAAQMMELEEQVQTLRKKIVELETKTGVGGHKLLVDKAVETDRIEVNRQALQPHIDKFESLPHITDTKLQTDMDFQNIGSLVNNGNSDVTFSDGCGPNGDGQSMTQPSSGAPPPPPPPPHLPGGGPPPPPPPPLPGGGPPPPPPPPPPGGFGGPPPPPLPGFGGPPPPLIGGVPHHKSSVNVPLKPMVEPAVPMKALYWSRIQIHKLESKRELDARFPLLWSTLKETDFNIEEFEDLFSKKGVTKKKKALSDTIKKTKAKKVAKLLDDKRSQAVGIFMSSLHIEMRDLEQAVLKMDLSVVDLESLQSLYDMRPQKEELAKIKNHLQKEGAADLDKPEQFLHEVSQIPEFANRVFCITYQSTNEEQMSEITCRINILQDIMEILHNGEGLKKIFSIVLAFGNYMNGGNRTRGQADGFGLEILAKLKDVKSADNSVSLLQFVIFTYIRQIEENLDAEKSHFPLPDTRKIDQACHLKFEDIDKAIKKLKRDIKGCELKVKQVVEESSEEYLEPFQGEMEKFLDKARENAVNVEKKLEDTRERFQEMVKYFHVKPKSSEKEVTLNAFFSLWMPFCEDFKDLWKKELRRAAKMRLQRDEKMIEQRLEGKRASIRKSSMKAGGLKSKLMMQRSMDLTKPVE from the exons ATCACCAGCAGGTACTGATGGGTATGAAAAAGGAACACACAGTACAACTACAAAAGCTTCAG AGCGACCACCACTTATCAGTCTTCAGTTTACGAGGAGAACATGCAGCTCAGATGATGGAGCTAGAGGAACAGGTGCAGACACTGAGGAAGAAGATCGTAGAGTTGGAAACCAAGACCGGGGTCGGAGGCCACAAACTTCTGGTGGATAAAGCTGTCGAGACGGACAGGATCGAGGTCAATCGTCAGGCCCTCCAACCCCACATAGACAAGTTTGAAAGCTTACCTCATATAACAGATACAAAACTACAGACGGACATGGACTTCCAAAATATCGGAAGTTTGGTGAACAACGGCAATAGCGATGTAACGTTTAGTGATGGATGCGGCCCCAATGGAGATGGACAAAGTATGACACAACCTTCATCTGGagcaccaccaccaccaccccctcctccacaTCTTCCTGGAGGAGGaccacctccccctccaccccctccacttCCTGGAGGAGGcccaccacctccccctccaccccctcctccagGAGGTTTCGGTGGaccaccaccccctcctcttccaGGTTTTGGTGGTCCCCCACCACCACTGATAGGTGGTGTTCCTCACCATAAGTCATCAGTGAATGTACCTTTGAAGCCTATGGTAGAGCCTGCTGTACCCATGAAAGCATTGTACTGGAGCAGAATTCAAATACATAAACTGGAGTCCAAAAGAGAACTTGATGCAAG GTTTCCACTGTTATGGAGCACTTTAAAAGAGACCGATTTTAATATCGAAGAATTTGAAGATCTGTTTTCAAAGAAGGGCGtaacgaagaagaagaaagcaTTATCTGATACAATCAAGAAAACCAAAGCAAAGAAG GTGGCAAAGTTACTTGACGACAAACGCTCACAGGCAGTGGGTATCTTCATGTCTAGTCTTCACATCGAGATGAGGGACCTTGAACAAGCAGTACTCAAGATGGATTTATCTGTGGTTGACCTGGAGAGCTTACAGTCCTTGTACGATATG AGACCTCAAAAAGAAGAACTTGCTAAAATAAAGAACCACCTTCAGAAAGAGGGGGCTGCAGATTTAGATAAACCAGAACA ATTCCTTCACGAGGTATCGCAGATTCCTGAATTTGCGAACCGAGTCTTCTGCATCACCTACCAGTCAACTAATGAAGAGCAGATGTCGGAGATAACGTGTAGAATCAACATCCTGCAGGACATTATGGAA ATTCTACACAATGGCGAAGGACTGAAGAAAATTTTCTCCATAGTCCTTGCATTCGGCAACTACATGAACGGAG GGAACAGAACAAGAGGTCAAGCAGATGGCTTCGGTTTAGAGATTCTTGCAAAACTCAAAGATGTCAAAAGTGCA GATAACAGCGTTAGTCTTCTGCAGTTTGTCATCTTTACATACATCAGACAGATTGAGGAG aaTCTGGATGCAGAGAAGTCCCATTTTCCTCTTCCAGACACAAGGAAGATAGACCAAGCTTGCCATCTCAAATTTGAAGATATTGATAAAGCCATCAAGAAACTCAAAAGGGATATcaaag GTTGTGAACTTAAAGTCAAACAGGTCGTTGAAGAATCTTCCGAGGAATACCTGGAGCCGTTTCAAGGAGAGATGGAGAAATTTTTAGATAAAGCCAGGGAGAATGCTGTCAATGTTGAAAAGAAATTAGAAGATACCAGAGAGAG GTTTCAAGAGATGGTAAAGTACTTCCACGTCAAGCCCAAGTCTAGTGAGAAGGAAGTCACTCTCAACGCCTTCTTCTCTCTGTGGATGCCTTTCTGTGAAGATTTCAAAGATTTGTGGAAGAAAGAACTGAGGAGAGCAGCAAAAATGAG ACTACAAAGAGATGAGAAGATGATTGAACAAAGATTAGAAGGGAAGAGAGCATCGATACGAAAGTCATCCATGAAGGCAGGTGGTCTG AAGTCAAAACTGATGATGCAAAGGAGTATGGACTTGACCAAACCAGTCGAGTGA